The Deferribacterota bacterium genome contains the following window.
ATTCCCTTTCAATATCAGGCTATCATATGGCTGAAGCAGGTGCTAATCCAATTACCCAGCTTGCCTTTACAATAGCCAATGGTTTTACCTATGTAGAATTTTTTAAAGCCCTTGGCTTAGATGTTAATAAATTTACAAGAAACTTCTCATTTTTCTTTTCAAATGGCTTAGATATAGAGTATTCTGTTATTGGTAGAGTTGCTAGAAGAATATGGGCTATTGCGTTAAAGTATCTTTACGGCAGTGAAGAGAGGGGTCAAAAGTTAAAATATCATATACAGACCTCAGGGAGATCGCTTCACGAGATGTCTATGCACTTTAATGATATTAGAACGACACTGCAGGCGCTCACTGCAGTATTAGACAACTGTAATTCCTTACATACTAATGCCTATGATGAAGCTGTAACCACCCCAACTGAAGAATCTGTTAGGCAGGCATTAGCTATTCAAATGATTATAAATTCAGAATTTGGTTTGTCAAAGAATGATAATCCACTGCAGGGTTCTTTCTTGATTGAGGAGCTAACTGAATTAGTTGAAAATGAAATATTAAAGGAATTTGAGAGAATATCAAAGAGGGGTGGTGTATTAGGAGCAATGGAAAATAGATATCAGAGAAACAAGATTCAAGAAGAATCATTATACTATGAGGAATTAAAGAATTCTGGGAAGTTACCTATTATAGGTGTTAATACCTTTGTCGATGAGAGAGGAGAAGAACAAAAAGAGGTAGAGCTTTCTAGATCAAGTGAGGCAGAGAAAAAATGGCAACTAGATAATCTAATACGCTTTAAAAAGAGAAATGAAGTTAGGTGCAGAGAAGAATTAGAGCGTTTGAAAGATGCTATCAATAAAAGAGACAATCTTTTTGAAGTATTAATGGATGCTACTAAATATTGTAGCCTTGGGCAGATTACTGATGTCTTTGCTAGGATGGGTGGCTTATATAGAAGAAATATGTAAATAATATTTTATTGTAAAATTATTATAAAGTATTTGATTTATTTATAAACTTACATAATATAACAGTATGGCTAAAGCAAAAATAATTGCAACAATTGGACCTTCTTCTAGCTCGAAAGAGACTATAAGAGAAATGATGTTAGCAGGGGTAGATGCATTTAGGTTTAACTTCTCTCATGGGGATCATAATTCGCATAGAGAGAATTTTAACAATATTAGAGATATTGCAAAGTCATTGAAGAGGCCAATAACATTGGTTCAAGATTTGGCTGGTCCTAAGATAAGAATAAATGATGTAGTAAAACCTTTTAATATTAGAAAATCTGATGAAATAGATTTGGTTAGTAGTTGCCAGGTTGGAGATGCGACAAAACTTGGTTTAAACTATCCCGATATTTTAGATAGACTTGATAAAGGTTGCAGGGTTTTTCTAGCAGATGGACAGATTGCTTTAAAGGTTGTTGATAGGATTAAGGATGGTGTTAGATTAAAGGCTTTAAACGATGGTGTAGTATCCTCCAGGAAGGGATTAAATTTTCCCGATATTCATATGGATTTACCAGCTTTAACTAAAAAGGATTTAAAAGATCTTGAATTTGGTATCTCTTTGGGGTTTGACTATATAGCCTTGTCATTTGTAAAAAATGGTAAAGATATTTTA
Protein-coding sequences here:
- a CDS encoding methylmalonyl-CoA mutase family protein codes for the protein GVSVPTIDDAKKLYSGFELLDPHTSVSMTINGPAPMMLAMFLNTAIDQEVEKYLLKHKGAKWIEDKISEIYKDSYIPYYNEDFGCRLEGGDHLGLKLLGISGDMLVDGEEYERIKRNCLENIRGTVQADILKEDQAQNTCLFSIDFAMRLIGDVEAYFVKNNVQNFYSLSISGYHMAEAGANPITQLAFTIANGFTYVEFFKALGLDVNKFTRNFSFFFSNGLDIEYSVIGRVARRIWAIALKYLYGSEERGQKLKYHIQTSGRSLHEMSMHFNDIRTTLQALTAVLDNCNSLHTNAYDEAVTTPTEESVRQALAIQMIINSEFGLSKNDNPLQGSFLIEELTELVENEILKEFERISKRGGVLGAMENRYQRNKIQEESLYYEELKNSGKLPIIGVNTFVDERGEEQKEVELSRSSEAEKKWQLDNLIRFKKRNEVRCREELERLKDAINKRDNLFEVLMDATKYCSLGQITDVFARMGGLYRRNM